The sequence ACGGCTCCCTCTACGAGGTGCCCCGCGACATTTCCGGCGACAAGCGCCGCATGAAGCCGATCGCCACCCACGGTAAACGCCTCGCGGACTTCGCCTCGTGGCGCGGTCTCTTTGTCGCCACCGGCGTGCTCGATTCCGCACCCGCATCGGACAAGGTCGTGCGCTCGACCAATGGCGAAGGAGCCCTGTGGCTCGGCGAAGTGGACGACCTCTGGCGGATGGGAGAACCGCGCGGCTTCGGTGGCCCATGGAAAAACACCGCGGTGACCGCGAACACCGCCTCCGACCCCTACCTGATGTATGGCTACGATCGGAAGGAACTGCGGCTCTCCCACACCAGCGGCGGCAGCGTGGCGTTCACCGTGGAGGTCGATTTCCTCGGCGACAACACCTGGGTCCCCTACTCCACCTTCAATGTCGCCGCAGGCGAGACCTTCACCCACGTCTTCCCGGAAGGTTACAGCGCCCATTGGGTGCGCGTCACCTCGAACACCGCCACCACGGCAACCGCCACCTTCTTCTATGGCCCGGTGGACAAGCGCGACGCGCTGCTCGATTGGGCGCGCGACCACGGTCTCGCCACCGGTGGCGGCCGCGGCGCGCTACAAACCACCGACACCGACCACGATGGGATCGCGGACCTCTTCGAATACTTCTTCGCCCTCGATCCGCAGGTCACCAGCCCAGACATCGGCGTGAAACTGAAGAAGGATGCCGGAGTCCACACCGCCTCCATCGACCTCCGGACGGACATCCAAAACGTGGCCCTCGTTTGGGAAATCTCGGACGACCTCGAGCATTGGTCTCCCGCTCCCTCGGAAGAGGTCAAGCCCGCGGATCAAACCGGTATTCCCTCCGGCATGGTTCGCCGCACCTTCAAGATCCCAGCGGGCGAGACGCACAAGTTCGGGCGATTGAAATACGGAGTCACACCCTGACGATGGAGATGGTTTACTTGTTCACCATGCCGCCGATAGCGTGGACCACTGCCAAAGTTCTAGATGATGGGGAACCCAAAGCCCCTTCTTCATGGAACCATCCCATCAGGATCACACCACCGCTTCCCCGCCCTCGAGAAAGAAGAACCTCTCGGTTTGGAGGAAGCTCGGCGGCGGATCGCTCTCCATCTCGATCATCGTCCACGCCATCCTGCTGGCCATCGGCGTGGTGTGGATTTTCCAGGTGATCCCGCAGAAAGACAAGCAGGCCGTCGATTTCATGCCGAAGGGCGGCGGCGGTGGTTCAGCGGGCGTGAAGGAGGTGAGCCACAAGAAGCAACGCGCCACCATGTCGAACCCGAACATGCCGCGGATGGCAGCGAAGGGCGTGGCCAGTTCGTTTACTCTTCCCGAGCCGGATGCGTCCGCCTCCATGTCGTCGGTCGGTTCTCTCAGCGCGGGTGGCCTCTCCGGAGGCCTTGGCGGCAGCGGTGCGGGTGGAGGCCGTGGCGACGGGCGCGGCACCGGTTTCGGCTCCGGCATGGGCCCGGGTCTCGGCGGCGGAGCCAGCGGTAGCACGACCAGCCCGTTCGGATTGAGCAACCCGAACGCGAACGCCTTGGTCGGCACCTTCTACGATCTCAAGCAGGATCCGAAAGGCCGCGTGACGCCGCTTGGCGAGCTGTCGAACTGGGGACAGATCATGGGCGCCACCCGTGACATCCTCCATGAGTTCGTGAGCCATGGCTGGAACGACCGCGCGCTCGCCCGCTCCTACTTCCAAGCTCCCCAAAAGCTCTTCCAGACCAAGATCTACATGCCGGTCTTGGCCGCCGACGGCGCGCCGAAGGCCTTCAACTGCGACGTGCCCGGTTCCCGCTGGGTCGTCATCTACCGCGGCGTGGTCCGTCCGCCGAAGACCGCCAAGTACCGCTTCGTGGGAGCGGGCGACGACGTGGTGGTGGTGCGTTTCAACAACAAGAACGTCTTCGACTACGGCTACGAGTCGCCCACCGCGAACATCAAGCTGGCCACCAAGGCACCGCAGTTGAGAGGCGAGACCAAGGACCGCGAGTTCGATCGCTCCCGCCGCGATCTGGCGATGCCCGAGCCGATGACCATTTATCCCTACCGCTCCCTGTCCTCCCGCGCGAAGTCCGATCTCACCGGTCTCGGCGTCGGTCTGGAATTCGAGGCTCGCGAGAACACCGACTACCCGATCGAGATCCTCGTCAGCGAGGTGCCCGGCGGCTTCTTCTTCGCCTACCTCCTCATTGAGGAAATCGGCGCCACCTATGAGAAGGACTCCACCGGTTCACCGATCCTGCCGCTGTTCCGCTTGGACAGCGGCCCCGCCACCTCGGGGGAAGGCCCGCCCTACGACAAGGCGGGTCCGGTCTGGAAACTCAACGGCAAGAGCAAAGCGGACATCTGATCCCGACCGGGTGGTTTCCATGGTGACTATGAGCCCGTTGGCCTTCGGAAACGGAACGGGCTAAGTGAAGGGGAGCTAAAACCCCCGCTTCCATGGACCCTGACCAGCAAGACGATTTCACCTCCACGCCCTTCCACGCCAGCCATGCGGTGGAGAACAAACCGTCCATCTGGAAAAAGCTCGGCGGCGGATCGCTCTCCATTTCGATCATCGTGCACGCCATCCTGCTGGCCATCGGCGTGGTGTGGATTTTCCAAATCATCCCCGCACAGGAGCCGAAGGTCGATTTCATGCCGAAGGGCGGTGGTGGAGGCTCCGCGGGCGTGAAGGAAGTGAGCAACAAGAAGCAGCGCGCCACGATGACCACCCCGAACATGCCGCGCATGGCGGCGAAGGGCGTGGCGAGTTCATTCACTCTTCCCGAACCGGATGCGGCATCGTCCATGTCGTCGGTGGGTTCGCTCTCCTCGGGCGGGTTATCCGGTGGTCTCGGCGGCAGTGGTTCCGGCGGCGGTCGCGGCGATGGCCACGGCACCGGTTTCGGCTCCGGCATGGGACCGGGTCTCGGCGGCGGCGCGGCAGGCTCCGTCAGCCCGTTCGGCCTGGTGAATCCCAATGCCAATGCCTTGGTCGGGGAATTCTACGACACCAAGCAGGACACCAAGCGGAAGCCCACCGACATCACGCCGGAGAAACTCGGCGACCTGATCCAGGATTTCACCCGCAGTTGGAACGACCGCATCCTGGAGAAATACTACAAGGCCCCGCAGAAGCTCTACCTCACCAAGCTCTTCATTCCGACCATGTCAGCCAACGAGGCCCCGAAGGCCTACAAGTGTGAGAACGAGGTCGAACCCAGCCGCTGGATGGCGATCTACCGCGGCAACGTGATCGCGCCGAAAACCGGCAAGTTCCGTTTCGTCGGCGCGGGCGACGACATCCTGATGGTCCGCTTCAACCGCAAGACGGTCTTCGACTGGGGCTACACCTTCGGCTCGATGGGCGGCTACTCGCGCCGCGACCGCAGCAAGATCTACGAGGTCCTTTCCACCGGCAAGGGCGACAAGGAAGCGGAGCGCAACGTCCGCTCGCAATTCCCGACCCGCCCCGGCTCGAACCCGATCTCCTACGAGTATCCGTCGACCGGCATCTGGAACAAAGCGCTCCACGGCCTGGGGGTCGGGCCCGAGTTCGACGTGACCGCAGGCACGACCTACCCGATCGAAATTCTCATCAGCGAGTTGCCCGGTGGACTGTTCGGCGCGGCCTTGATGATCGAGGAAGTTGGGGCCACCTACCAGAAGGCTCCGAACGGCTCGCCGATCCTGCCCATTTTCCGGACCGATGGCAGCCAACCTGCGCCCGCGAAGGGCGAATGTCCGCCCTATGACCCGCAGGGTCCGATTTGGAAGGCGGCGGGAGGCAGCACCAAGGACATCTGACGACCGGCGAACTGGTCTCCCACCAAGACCAGTTCCGCAAAATCGCCACTCGCCGGGATGAGCGTAGCTTTGGGGAAACCCGAAGCCCATGTCGACGTCAGCCCATCCCGCACCATCCCCCACCCCGCCAGCGGAGGATCGCAAGCCCACCTTCTGGAAGAAACTCGGCGGCGGCTCCCTGTCGATCTCGATCATCGTCCATGCCGTCCTGCTGGTGATTGGCATCTTCTGGATCTTCCAGATCATCCCGGAAAAGAAACAGGAGGTCGATTTCATGCCGAAGGGCGGCGGTGGTGGTTCACCGGGCGTGAAGGAGGTCAGCAACAAGAAGCAGCGTGCCACAATGACCACGCCGAACACGCCGCGTATGGCGGCGAAGGGCGTGGCGAGCAACTTCGTGCTGCCGGAACCGGACGCCGCATCCTCGATGTCGTCGGTAGGTTCGCTTTCCTCGGGCGGCCTGTCCGGTGGTCTCGGCGGCAGTGGTTCCGGCGGTGGCCGGGGAGATGGCCATGGCACCGGATTCGGCTCCGGCATGGGCCCGGGACTCGGAGGAACCGGCTCCGGCATGAGCCCGTTCGGGATGCTCAATCCGAACTCGAACGCGATGGTCGGCGTCTTCTACGACACCAAGCAGGACGAAAAGCACCATAGCACCGACATGACGCCGGAAAAGCTGGTGGAGCTGATCCGCGATTTCAGCCGCGGCTGGAACGAGCGGCTGCTGGACGGCCACTACTTCAAAGCCCCGCAGAAGCTTTACCAAACCAAGCTCTTCATCCCGGTGATGTCCGCCGATGGCGCGCCGAAGGCCTTCAACTGCGAAAAGGAAGTGCAGCCCAGCCGCTGGGTGGTGATCTACCGGGGCAATGTCACCCCGCCGAAATCCGGCAAGTACCGCTTCGTCGGCGCAGGCGATGACGTGCTGATGGTGCGTTTCAACCGCAAGACCGTGCTCGACTGGGGCTACACCTCCGGCACCACCGGCCTCCACCGCACCAAGATCTCGCCGATCCTGGCTGGCACCAGCACCGACAAGGAAGCCGAGCGCCGCGTGCGCGCCGACTTCCCGACCAAGACCAACGCCACCTTCTACAAGTATGAGAACACCGGCATCTGGAACCGCGAACTCAACGGCCTGGCCTGCGGTGCGGAGTTCGATGCCGTCGCCGGCAGCAGCTACCCGATTGAAATTCTCATCAGCGAGGTGCCGGGCGGGAAGTTCGGAGCCGCGCTGCTGATCGAGGAAATCGGCGCGACTTATCGCAAGGATTCCACCGGCTCGCCGATCCTGCCGCTGTTCCGTCTCGACAACGTCCTTCCCGCCGCGAACTCGCCGGAGATTCCGCCCTTCGATCCCCAGGGCGCGCCGTGGAAGCTGATGTCGAATGGCGTGCGGGATATTTGATGGAGGCTTCCTAGCCCCACCAATTCATCCAGGCAGGACCGCGTCGGAGAGGTTCCGTCGCAAAGGGAGCGTCGTTTTGCCACCAGCCCGAGGGGGAAAACAACCCGTCCTGAGTTGGCCAGGTTGCGGATTATTTCGAGGCCGACCGACGCCCCCGGAATGCGGCGTGATCGCTCAATCAATTGGCCAGCCCTCTCGAATCCTTAGTTCTCCAAGGCGGTTTCTCCAGTTTGAGATCCGCCATTTTTTTCGGGAAATTTCGATAAATCCGCGGCCCTCGCGACGCTATGGGGCCTGAATTCCGATTTGTCACTTCGTTCATTGTCATGAAAAAGTCCCGTCCCACCGCGTTCCCGTCGAGCCGTGCCGGCCTCGTCGCCGCCGCCCTTCTCTTCAGCTTGCCCACGGCGCAAGCCGCCCGCGACCTGGCCACGCTTGAGGGCGTGGAAAGGAAACTCCAGGCCATTCCCCCCCGCACCCGCGCCAGCGTGGTCGCGCTCCTGCATTCGATGAAAGTCGGGACGAACAGCGGAATGGCCAGCGGCTCGGGGACGATCGTTTCCGAGGACGGGCTGATCCTCACCGCGGCCCATGTGGTGGACGGAGCTGATACGGTGGACGTCGTATTTCCAGATGGCAAAAAGGTCACGGCGAAGATCCTCGGTTGCGACTTCGATCACGATCTCGCCCTGGCGAAAATCACCGAACCCGGCCGCTATCCCTTCGTGGAACTGGGCGAATCCGAGACGCTCAAGGTCGGGGATGACGTGGCCGCCCTCGGTCACTCCGGCGGCTTCGATCCGAATCGCCCCGCGCCGGTACGCTACGGCCGAATTTTCAAAGTCGATCCGGGCAAGCTCCTCCGCTCCGACTGCATTCTTGTCGGCGGAGACTCCGGCGGCCCCTTGTTCGACCTCGATGGCAAGCTCATCGGCGTGCATACCTCGGTCAGTGATGATCCGTCCGTGAACAACGATGTTCCCGTGGACGTCGCCAAAGCCGGCTGGGAGCGCCTGCTCAAGGGCGAGCGCTGGGGAGTGAACCGGGAAAGCGCCACCGATCTCACCGACGATGAGCTCGCCGGTCTGGATATGCGGGCCTTCCGCCGCACCCTGACGGAAGAAGCCGTGAATGCGGGTGGAAAACCCGTCACCGATCCCGAAAAACTCCGGAAGTGGATGCTCGAAGCGGGCATGAACAAGGACCGGGTGGAGGCCATGTCGGCCGATGAGATGAAGACGTTCGCGTTCCGCAGCCTGATGATCCATGGTCAGGACAGCGAACTCCCCGATATCCCGAAAGAAGAACTCGCAGGCCTGGATCTCGCGAAGTTCCGCGATCAGGTGATGGATGGCGCCAGAAAGTCGGGCGGCCAGTTGCAAGCCACCCCAGACACGATCGCGGGCTGGCTGCGCGCGGCAGGAATGCAGGAGGAGAAGGTCAAGACCATGGACCCCGGAGATCTGATCGGTTTCCTTGGCAAGGTTCTCGGTGAATCCGCCGAACTGAAGGCCGAGACCACGCCGCTGGAGGAAGCCGGTGAGGTGAATGTGCCCGAGGGCCTGGATCTGGAAAAACTCCGCGCCGTCCTGATGGAGGAGGCGAAGCGGACCCAAGGCAAACTTGAGGCCACCCCCGAGGCCATCACCGGCTGGCTGCAGAAGGCTGGCATGGACGAATCGAAGGCCAAGGCTCTCCCGGAGACCTCCCTCCCCGGTTTGATCAGCAAGGCGATGGGTGGCGCTGCCAAAGTCGAAACGCAGCAGGTTCCTCACCACGGGATCGACAACCCTCAGGACCTCGAAGGCGTGGACACCGGAAAATTCAAAAAGCTCATCACGGATGCAGCCATGAAGAACCAAGGCAAGCTCGCCTTGGAGCCCGCCACGATCAGCACCTGGCTCCGCGAATGCGGCATGCCGGAGGAGAAAGCCACCTCTCTCAGCCCCGGTCGCTTGTCCGCCGCGGTGAAGGCGATAATGGGAAAGAGCGTTTCCTATGGAACGGCTCCGGTGCTCACTCCAGACCAGAAGATCATCGCCGGGCTCGACCTGGAAGTTCTCAAGGCCATCCGGCCCGGCGCATCGAAGATCGCCCCCAGCGTGGTCACCTTCACCGATGGCACCAAAACGCTGGCGATGGGCACGATCGTGAAGGCCGATGGATTCATCCTCACCAAGCACTCCGAGATCGCCCGTGCCGGCGAAGGAAAGCTCAAGGTGCGACTCGCCGATGGCCGCATTTTCCCCGCCACCGAAGTCAGCACCTTCTCCGACCATGATCTGGCGCTGGTGAAGATCGATGCCACCTCGCTGCCCGCCGTGGAAATTTCCTCAAGCGACCCGACTCCCGTTCCTGGCAGTTTCCTGTTCAGCCCGGGCTCCGGAGTGAATGCTCCTCTTCTCGGCAGCGGTGTCATGAGCGTGGTGGACCGTTCACTGAAGGAATCCGGCGCCTTCCTCGGCATCCTGATGAAGGAAACCCCGGAAGGCGTGGAAATCGAAAAGACCGTCGCCGACAGCCCGGCTACCAAGGCCGGCCTGCAAGGGAAGGACCGCCTGGTCAGTTTCAACGGCACCGCATTTAAGACGCCCGCCGAGGTGTCCGCCTTCGTCCGAACCCTCAAGCCGCAGGACAAAATGCAGATCGCTTACCAGCGCGATGGCGAGGAACACGCCGCCGAAGTGGTACTGGCCGAACGTCCGCGCCCCACGAAGGAGGAGAACCCCGCCAAAGCCATGACCTCGATCGGCACCAAAACCAGCGAGGTCAGCGAGGGTTTCCCGCTCATCTTCCAGGACGACCTGCAGCTCACGCCCCAGGATTGCGGCAGCGCGGTCATGGATCTCCATGGCAATTTCGTAGGCATCAACATCGCCCGTGCGGGCCGTGTGGACTCCTACGCCATTCCCGCGAGGACCATCGGCGAACTGCTCGCCACCGTGGATTTCGGGCAGTTGAAGAATACTACTGCCGCCGGGGGCAAGTAAGCCTCACCACGGAGCCATCATCGGAACGCCCCACCCGGACGTCCCGATCGTTGGGAAAAAGAAAGCCCGCGGGGACTTCCGGGTGTTTCACCGGTTGTCCGCCGCGGGTGATTTCAAGAACGGGACAGGAATGTCACTACTCCTTGGTTAAGCTTGCTCCTCGTCCTCGCCGCCGTGGTTGAGGATGAACTGGAGGTCTTCCAGTCCCAGGTTCGAGGCGAAGCCTTCGTCGCCGAGCACGTTGGTGACGAGCTGGGTCTTCTGGTGCTGGAGAATACGGATCTTCTCTTCCACCGTGTCGCGGGTGAGGAGACGATACGCGATGACCTTGTTCTTCTGGCCGATACGGTGCGTACGGTCGATGGCCTGGTTTTCCACCGCCGGGTTCCACCACGGATCGTAGAGGATGACGTAGGAGGCCGAGGTCAGGTTCAGACCGGCGCCACCGGCCTTCAGCGAGAGCATGAAGACGGACGGATCCTTGGTCGTCTGGAAGCGCTCGATCTCGCCCTTGCGGTCCTTGGTCTGGCCGGTGAGGTAATGGAACGGGCGGGCTTCCAGCTCGAGGCGGGCCTTGATGAGGTCCAGCATCGAGACGAACTGGGAGAACACGAGCACCTTGTGGCCTTCCTCGTGGAGCTGGTCCAGGAGGTAGAACAGGGACTCCATCTTGGCCGACTCTTCCTTGAGATACTTCGGATCGATGAGGCCCGGGTGGCAGCAGATCTGGCGCAGGCGCATCAGACCCTGGAGAATGGCGAAGGAGTTCTTCTTCACCGCTTCGTCCGAGTCCAGGCCGAGCAGCGCCTTCTGGATGCGCTTGAGCTCCGCCTTGTAGAGCTCCTGCTGGATGTTCTCCATCTTCGAGTAAACCTCCTCTTCGGTTCGCGGCGGCAGGTCCTGGGCCACCTGCAGCTTGGTGCGGCGGAGCAGGAACGGACGCAGGCGGGAGGCCAGGCGGTTCTGGGAGAGCGGGTCCTTGCGCTTGTCGAAGCGCTTCTTGAAGTAGGCGCGGCTGCCGAGCACGCCGGGCATGGCGAAGGCCATGAGCGACCACATGTCGAGCAGGCGGTTTTCGATCGGCGTACCGGTGAGGACCAGGCGGTTCTCGGACTCCAGCTCGCGGGCGCACTTGGCGGCCTTCGAGTCCGGGTTCTTGATCTGCTGGCCTTCGTCGAGGATGACCGTCAGCCACTTGATCTGGTTCAACAGGTCGCCGCAGACGCGGAGCTGGGCGTAGTTGAGGATCAGGACGTCGACGTTGTTCTGGATGTACTCCACGTCGAGGTCCTCGCGGTTGCGGAGGATCTTCGCGTGCAGCTCGGGTGCGAACTTGCCGGCTTCGCTCTGCCAGACGTCGAGCACCGACTTCGGACAGACGACGAGCACCGGCATCTTGATCTTCTTCGCGGCCTTCGCCTCATCGCGGAGCCACAGGATGTAGGTGATCGATTGGATCGTCTTACCGAGACCCATGTCGTCCGCGAGGATGCCGCCGAAGCCGTTGGTGGCGAGGTAGGCGAGGAACCGGTAACCATCCACCTGGTAGGGGCGGAGGGTGGCGTTCAGGTTCGTCGGCACTTCCGGCATCACTTCGAGCTGGATGTCGCCCGCGCGATCCTTGATGCGCTTCCACGCCTTCGGATCGAAGACCTCGGCCGCCTTGGGATCGGCGAGCTGGAGAGCGTGCATGCGGTGGGTCTCACCGGAAAGGTCGAACGGATCGAGCCCGAGACGGGTGACGGCCTCGCGCTGGTCGGCGTCGAGCTTGATTTCGAGGCGCATCCACGAGCCATCGTCCATGCGGACGTAGCCACCGCGGGCGGCGACGAGCTGACGGATCTGGGCCTTGGAGAGGTTGACGCCCTGGACGTCGATGACGATGCGGAGGTCGAACCAGTCGATCTCCTGGTTCACCACCTCGAAGCGGACCGCGGCGGTGACCGGGTCGTTCAGGATCGACTTCAGGCGCAGGTCGATGTCGAGGTCGACCGCCTCCGGCATCGCCTTGATCCATTCCGCGAATTTCTCCGGGAACTGCTTGGTGATGCGGGTCTTGAAGGACAGGAGCTTCTCGTCGTAGGTGAGGCCCATCTCCTCGAGGAGGCCCGGCACCGGATAGAGGTCCTCACGGGCGAAGCGCAGGAGCTGCTTGCCCTTGACCGGCTGCTGCTCGACGAGCTCCCAGCCTTCCTTGGTCATGCGTTCGACGCGGCGGCCCTTCGTCTCGATGGCCGTCACGTCGATGACGAGGTGCTCGGTCTCGGCGGCGGTGAGGCCGGCCACGAGCTTCATCTCGAACTTCGGCTTCAGCTCCAGATCGAGCACTCGCTTCTTCAGCGACTCGGGAAGCGAAGCCCCGATCTTGCGGAGGAATTCCACGCCTTCCAGCGAGTCGATCACGCGCCGGGGAATGAGGTAGCGCGGCATCACGTCCGTCTCCTCCAGCCAACGCGGCGGGCCGGGGAACACGGTTTCGTCGGATTGATAGAGCTCCTTGCGACCCGGCAGCAGGCGCACCGAGTGGGAGACGTTCTCCCCGGCGGCGGTCACGAGCTGCAGCGCGAAGCTATTGGAATCGTATGGATCGTCCTCGCACACCCAGCTCAGGGCGTCGGTGACGACCTTGAAATCCTTGTCGTCCAGGTTCACCAGGTAGCCCTTCAGGGCCGGCTGGCGGAACAGGCGGTTCATGAAGCGGCAGGACTCCTCGGCGTCGAAATCGAGGGTCGTATCACCGTTCTGGCGGTAGAAGGACAGGAAGTGCTCCCACAGGATCTGGCTGGAGGCATCCATGCGCAGCGCGGCTTCCTGATAGAGGGAGACGTAGGCTTCGATGTCGTTTTTCTCGCGGAGCTGGATCCAGACACCGGCCTTCTCCTCCTTCACTTCGAGGCGGCCTTCATTGATGGTGGCCACCAGGCGGAAGGCCACATTGAGCGGAGCGTCCTGCGGCGGACGCTCGTTGACCTGCTCGATGCGGTCGTACCAGGCCGCGACCTCGCGCTCCTGCTCCCAATCCGCCATCT comes from Luteolibacter sp. LG18 and encodes:
- a CDS encoding DEAD/DEAH box helicase; protein product: MEDETGVFRTSLRLQGNRWFGSCTAEDEIIAGACQYATMMERMHRGEDLPESPNEFDDTPVLDIIEDKLGRELDDKEADFVTKIEKRYRRYVIEGELHDHDMVRITPRWEITTYEPLELWPMPPGDILEFWNYIAYAFYKRKLPYPEFMNVITDLSAVQKKMADWEQEREVAAWYDRIEQVNERPPQDAPLNVAFRLVATINEGRLEVKEEKAGVWIQLREKNDIEAYVSLYQEAALRMDASSQILWEHFLSFYRQNGDTTLDFDAEESCRFMNRLFRQPALKGYLVNLDDKDFKVVTDALSWVCEDDPYDSNSFALQLVTAAGENVSHSVRLLPGRKELYQSDETVFPGPPRWLEETDVMPRYLIPRRVIDSLEGVEFLRKIGASLPESLKKRVLDLELKPKFEMKLVAGLTAAETEHLVIDVTAIETKGRRVERMTKEGWELVEQQPVKGKQLLRFAREDLYPVPGLLEEMGLTYDEKLLSFKTRITKQFPEKFAEWIKAMPEAVDLDIDLRLKSILNDPVTAAVRFEVVNQEIDWFDLRIVIDVQGVNLSKAQIRQLVAARGGYVRMDDGSWMRLEIKLDADQREAVTRLGLDPFDLSGETHRMHALQLADPKAAEVFDPKAWKRIKDRAGDIQLEVMPEVPTNLNATLRPYQVDGYRFLAYLATNGFGGILADDMGLGKTIQSITYILWLRDEAKAAKKIKMPVLVVCPKSVLDVWQSEAGKFAPELHAKILRNREDLDVEYIQNNVDVLILNYAQLRVCGDLLNQIKWLTVILDEGQQIKNPDSKAAKCARELESENRLVLTGTPIENRLLDMWSLMAFAMPGVLGSRAYFKKRFDKRKDPLSQNRLASRLRPFLLRRTKLQVAQDLPPRTEEEVYSKMENIQQELYKAELKRIQKALLGLDSDEAVKKNSFAILQGLMRLRQICCHPGLIDPKYLKEESAKMESLFYLLDQLHEEGHKVLVFSQFVSMLDLIKARLELEARPFHYLTGQTKDRKGEIERFQTTKDPSVFMLSLKAGGAGLNLTSASYVILYDPWWNPAVENQAIDRTHRIGQKNKVIAYRLLTRDTVEEKIRILQHQKTQLVTNVLGDEGFASNLGLEDLQFILNHGGEDEEQA
- a CDS encoding trypsin-like peptidase domain-containing protein; this encodes MKKSRPTAFPSSRAGLVAAALLFSLPTAQAARDLATLEGVERKLQAIPPRTRASVVALLHSMKVGTNSGMASGSGTIVSEDGLILTAAHVVDGADTVDVVFPDGKKVTAKILGCDFDHDLALAKITEPGRYPFVELGESETLKVGDDVAALGHSGGFDPNRPAPVRYGRIFKVDPGKLLRSDCILVGGDSGGPLFDLDGKLIGVHTSVSDDPSVNNDVPVDVAKAGWERLLKGERWGVNRESATDLTDDELAGLDMRAFRRTLTEEAVNAGGKPVTDPEKLRKWMLEAGMNKDRVEAMSADEMKTFAFRSLMIHGQDSELPDIPKEELAGLDLAKFRDQVMDGARKSGGQLQATPDTIAGWLRAAGMQEEKVKTMDPGDLIGFLGKVLGESAELKAETTPLEEAGEVNVPEGLDLEKLRAVLMEEAKRTQGKLEATPEAITGWLQKAGMDESKAKALPETSLPGLISKAMGGAAKVETQQVPHHGIDNPQDLEGVDTGKFKKLITDAAMKNQGKLALEPATISTWLRECGMPEEKATSLSPGRLSAAVKAIMGKSVSYGTAPVLTPDQKIIAGLDLEVLKAIRPGASKIAPSVVTFTDGTKTLAMGTIVKADGFILTKHSEIARAGEGKLKVRLADGRIFPATEVSTFSDHDLALVKIDATSLPAVEISSSDPTPVPGSFLFSPGSGVNAPLLGSGVMSVVDRSLKESGAFLGILMKETPEGVEIEKTVADSPATKAGLQGKDRLVSFNGTAFKTPAEVSAFVRTLKPQDKMQIAYQRDGEEHAAEVVLAERPRPTKEENPAKAMTSIGTKTSEVSEGFPLIFQDDLQLTPQDCGSAVMDLHGNFVGINIARAGRVDSYAIPARTIGELLATVDFGQLKNTTAAGGK